The following coding sequences are from one Salvia hispanica cultivar TCC Black 2014 chromosome 3, UniMelb_Shisp_WGS_1.0, whole genome shotgun sequence window:
- the LOC125216274 gene encoding ABC transporter G family member 9-like isoform X1 gives MADLEAQNRHPQISPPIFARANIPLTLKFDEVVYKIRIQPAGGLFKKKTKSEKRVILNGVSGSVFPGEMLAMLGPSGSGKTTLLTALGGRLGGDLTGNITYNDRPFSNAMKRNIGFVTQDDVLYPNLTVTETLVYTALLRLPHSFTKAEKAEHAEAVIAHLGLTRCRNSIIGGPFLRGVSGGERKRVSIGQEMLINPSLLFLDEPTSGLDSTTAQKIVSTLWELANGARTVVMTIHQPSSRLFYMFHKVLLMSEGNPLYFGKGADVLTYFSSVGFSLSVAMNPADFLLDLANGWCNSLFFFLDLASVLESIAFFFVGVATADTNEDQEAVKQSLVKAYKTQLSKVVKMELAVDGSLHTSSNDRMLKGWSNTWLDQFSVLLRRGIKERKHQFFSTIKIVQVLIVAFLIGIYWWQSTINHLQDQVGLLFFISNFWGLYPLFQALFTIPKERMMLTKERTSGMYRLSSFFMALTIGDLPMELVLPTVFYAIVYWMAGLKPTAGAFFSGLFVILYNVLISQGLGLAIGAVVMDQQTATTFGSVIMLAFGLGSGFYVQHVPVFIAWVKYISINQYSLKLLLASQYKYDQTYDCGMNKTCLVRDFPSVKSVGISTSGTILSVGAMAVMLVFYRLVTYLALMRVGVTRN, from the exons ATGGCTGACCTCGAAGCTCAGAATCGCCACCCCCAAATTTCTCCTCCCATTTTTGCTCGAGCCAATATTCCCCTCACTCTCAag TTTGATGAGGTTGTGTACAAGATCAGAATCCAGCCGGCGGGAGGCTTGtttaagaagaaaacaaaatcagaaaagAGGGTAATATTAAACGGAGTCTCGGGCAGCGTTTTTCCCGGTGAAATGCTGGCAATGCTGGGGCCCTCGGGCAGTGGCAAGACAACGCTGCTGACGGCCCTCGGCGGCCGGCTAGGGGGCGACCTCACCGGCAACATTACCTACAATGACAGGCCGTTCTCCAACGCGATGAAGCGCAATATCGGCTTTGTCACCCAAGACGACGTGCTCTACCCTAACCTGACCGTCACAGAGACGCTAGTCTACACTGCCCTACTGCGCCTGCCCCATTCCTTCACCAAGGCCGAGAAGGCTGAGCACGCGGAGGCTGTGATAGCGCACCTCGGGCTGACGAGGTGCAGGAATAGCATCATAGGAGGGCCATTCCTTAGGGGGGTGTCCGGGGGCGAGAGGAAACGCGTCAGCATTGGGCAGGAGATGCTTATTAACCCGAGCTTGTTGTTTCTTGATGAGCCTACATCTGGTTTAGACTCCACCACCGCGCAGAAGATCGTGTCTACGCTGTGGGAGCTGGCGAATGGGGCCCGCACGGTCGTGATGACCATTCACCAGCCCTCGAGCAGGCTGTTTTACATGTTTCACAAGGTTCTCTTGATGTCGGAAGGGAACCCTTTGTACTTCGGCAAAGGAGCTGATGTTTTGACCTATTTTTCGAGTGTTGGCTTTTCGCTTAGTGTTGCCATGAATCCGGCTGATTTCTTGCTTGATCTTGCCAATGGTTGGTGTAATtccttgtttttctttcttgatcTTGCTTCAGTACTTGAATctattgctttttttttcgtaGGAGTTGCAACGGCAGATACGAATGAAGATCAAGAAGCGGTAAAGCAGAGTTTGGTGAAAGCTTATAAAACACAACTATCAAAGGTTGTGAAGATGGAGCTTGCTGTGGATGGCAGTCTTCACACTTCATCAAATGATAGGATGCTCAAGGGTTGGTCAAATACATGGTTGGATCAATTCTCAGTCTTGCTTAGGAGAGGaatcaaagaaagaaaacaccAGTTTTTCTCAACAATCAAGATTGTACAAGTTTTGATAGTTGCTTTTTTAATTGGAATCTATTGGTGGCAGTCCACCATCAATCACTTGCAAGACCAG GTCGGGCTCTTAttcttcatctcaaatttTTGGGGGTTATACCCCCTATTCCAGGCCCTCTTTACTATCCCTAAAGAACGCATGATGCTAACGAAAGAGAGGACCTCAGGCATGTACCGTCTCTCCTCGTTCTTCATGGCCCTAACCATAGGCGACCTACCCATGGAGCTAGTCCTCCCCACCGTCTTCTATGCCATAGTCTATTGGATGGCAGGCCTCAAGCCTACTGCCGGGGCCTTCTTCTCAGGCCTGTTTGTGATCCTCTACAACGTGTTGATCTCCCAGGGACTTGGGCTGGCTATTGGGGCTGTGGTGATGGACCAACAGACAGCCACTACATTTGGGTCCGTGATCATGTTAGCCTTCGGCTTGGGCAGTGGCTTTTATGTGCAGCACGTCCCCGTCTTCATAGCTTGGGTCAAGTACATTTCGATCAACCAATACTCACTCAAGCTTCTGCTAGCGTCACAGTACAAGTATGATCAGACCTACGATTGTGGTATGAATAAGACTTGCCTTGTCAGGGATTTTCCCTCGGTAAAATCGGTGGGGATTAGCACGTCAGGGACCATTTTGTCAGTGGGTGCCATGGCTGTGATGCTTGTGTTCTACAGACTTGTAACTTATCTTGCTCTCATGAGAGTTGGTGTCACCAGAAATTAG
- the LOC125216274 gene encoding ABC transporter G family member 9-like isoform X2, whose amino-acid sequence MADLEAQNRHPQISPPIFARANIPLTLKFDEVVYKIRIQPAGGLFKKKTKSEKRVILNGVSGSVFPGEMLAMLGPSGSGKTTLLTALGGRLGGDLTGNITYNDRPFSNAMKRNIGFVTQDDVLYPNLTVTETLVYTALLRLPHSFTKAEKAEHAEAVIAHLGLTRCRNSIIGGPFLRGVSGGERKRVSIGQEMLINPSLLFLDEPTSGLDSTTAQKIVSTLWELANGARTVVMTIHQPSSRLFYMFHKVLLMSEGNPLYFGKGADVLTYFSSVGFSLSVAMNPADFLLDLANGVATADTNEDQEAVKQSLVKAYKTQLSKVVKMELAVDGSLHTSSNDRMLKGWSNTWLDQFSVLLRRGIKERKHQFFSTIKIVQVLIVAFLIGIYWWQSTINHLQDQVGLLFFISNFWGLYPLFQALFTIPKERMMLTKERTSGMYRLSSFFMALTIGDLPMELVLPTVFYAIVYWMAGLKPTAGAFFSGLFVILYNVLISQGLGLAIGAVVMDQQTATTFGSVIMLAFGLGSGFYVQHVPVFIAWVKYISINQYSLKLLLASQYKYDQTYDCGMNKTCLVRDFPSVKSVGISTSGTILSVGAMAVMLVFYRLVTYLALMRVGVTRN is encoded by the exons ATGGCTGACCTCGAAGCTCAGAATCGCCACCCCCAAATTTCTCCTCCCATTTTTGCTCGAGCCAATATTCCCCTCACTCTCAag TTTGATGAGGTTGTGTACAAGATCAGAATCCAGCCGGCGGGAGGCTTGtttaagaagaaaacaaaatcagaaaagAGGGTAATATTAAACGGAGTCTCGGGCAGCGTTTTTCCCGGTGAAATGCTGGCAATGCTGGGGCCCTCGGGCAGTGGCAAGACAACGCTGCTGACGGCCCTCGGCGGCCGGCTAGGGGGCGACCTCACCGGCAACATTACCTACAATGACAGGCCGTTCTCCAACGCGATGAAGCGCAATATCGGCTTTGTCACCCAAGACGACGTGCTCTACCCTAACCTGACCGTCACAGAGACGCTAGTCTACACTGCCCTACTGCGCCTGCCCCATTCCTTCACCAAGGCCGAGAAGGCTGAGCACGCGGAGGCTGTGATAGCGCACCTCGGGCTGACGAGGTGCAGGAATAGCATCATAGGAGGGCCATTCCTTAGGGGGGTGTCCGGGGGCGAGAGGAAACGCGTCAGCATTGGGCAGGAGATGCTTATTAACCCGAGCTTGTTGTTTCTTGATGAGCCTACATCTGGTTTAGACTCCACCACCGCGCAGAAGATCGTGTCTACGCTGTGGGAGCTGGCGAATGGGGCCCGCACGGTCGTGATGACCATTCACCAGCCCTCGAGCAGGCTGTTTTACATGTTTCACAAGGTTCTCTTGATGTCGGAAGGGAACCCTTTGTACTTCGGCAAAGGAGCTGATGTTTTGACCTATTTTTCGAGTGTTGGCTTTTCGCTTAGTGTTGCCATGAATCCGGCTGATTTCTTGCTTGATCTTGCCAATG GAGTTGCAACGGCAGATACGAATGAAGATCAAGAAGCGGTAAAGCAGAGTTTGGTGAAAGCTTATAAAACACAACTATCAAAGGTTGTGAAGATGGAGCTTGCTGTGGATGGCAGTCTTCACACTTCATCAAATGATAGGATGCTCAAGGGTTGGTCAAATACATGGTTGGATCAATTCTCAGTCTTGCTTAGGAGAGGaatcaaagaaagaaaacaccAGTTTTTCTCAACAATCAAGATTGTACAAGTTTTGATAGTTGCTTTTTTAATTGGAATCTATTGGTGGCAGTCCACCATCAATCACTTGCAAGACCAG GTCGGGCTCTTAttcttcatctcaaatttTTGGGGGTTATACCCCCTATTCCAGGCCCTCTTTACTATCCCTAAAGAACGCATGATGCTAACGAAAGAGAGGACCTCAGGCATGTACCGTCTCTCCTCGTTCTTCATGGCCCTAACCATAGGCGACCTACCCATGGAGCTAGTCCTCCCCACCGTCTTCTATGCCATAGTCTATTGGATGGCAGGCCTCAAGCCTACTGCCGGGGCCTTCTTCTCAGGCCTGTTTGTGATCCTCTACAACGTGTTGATCTCCCAGGGACTTGGGCTGGCTATTGGGGCTGTGGTGATGGACCAACAGACAGCCACTACATTTGGGTCCGTGATCATGTTAGCCTTCGGCTTGGGCAGTGGCTTTTATGTGCAGCACGTCCCCGTCTTCATAGCTTGGGTCAAGTACATTTCGATCAACCAATACTCACTCAAGCTTCTGCTAGCGTCACAGTACAAGTATGATCAGACCTACGATTGTGGTATGAATAAGACTTGCCTTGTCAGGGATTTTCCCTCGGTAAAATCGGTGGGGATTAGCACGTCAGGGACCATTTTGTCAGTGGGTGCCATGGCTGTGATGCTTGTGTTCTACAGACTTGTAACTTATCTTGCTCTCATGAGAGTTGGTGTCACCAGAAATTAG